In the genome of Segatella copri, one region contains:
- a CDS encoding glycosyltransferase produces the protein MGVLDAWAYGIPCVVTPVGGLPDVIEEGKNCLTFPFDDVDALTMQLRKLMESPDLLRNMAEYSKSFGERVFAPVMVNESIEKLYEEIFKA, from the coding sequence ATGGGTGTACTTGACGCATGGGCCTATGGCATACCTTGTGTGGTTACTCCTGTAGGTGGTCTGCCTGATGTTATTGAAGAAGGAAAGAACTGCCTCACTTTCCCATTTGATGATGTGGATGCGCTTACCATGCAGCTTCGAAAACTGATGGAATCTCCTGATCTTCTCAGGAATATGGCTGAATATTCTAAAAGCTTCGGAGAGAGGGTGTTCGCTCCTGTTATGGTGAATGAGAGCATTGAGAAATTATATGAGGAAATATTTAAAGCTTAA